The Rattus rattus isolate New Zealand unplaced genomic scaffold, Rrattus_CSIRO_v1 PGA_scaffold_52, whole genome shotgun sequence genome has a segment encoding these proteins:
- the LOC116889694 gene encoding DNA gyrase subunit A-like, translating into MEGSFLEYSMSVIKSRALPDYRDGLKPVHRRIIFAANKDGLTHDKRYKKSAAIVGSVMGSYHPHGDMSIYDALVRMSQDFSMRYPLIDGQGNFGSIDGDSPAAMRYTEARLSKISSQFVEGLDEDWVEMHDNYDQSKKEPAYLPTLIPNVLVNGSEGIAVGLATKIPPHNLSEVLEASIALINNPNLTVEEMHQYIKGPDFPTGGSVLNQDGVKRYFGYDVSGSRKKSFRIRGKVVLEQEGEKKGKIIITEIPYGVKKSAIISQIVNYRKDEKAKKGKYRKFVRVFHDYITAIRDESSIEGIRVVIEYRGCPGDVVLNNLYKHTSLQISYAANPVVLVNKEPKRLSVLDLLSLYVEHQRDILRNRAAYRIKVLEKRIHILEGRLRVVADIMEAIHIITTSDTPEHDMMSRYQLDEAQVRDIFDLKIGRLKKLSIADMESEKKEKMEERDFNVALLASEEAQKEELIKRLTNIKETYQDERRTDLLEGTGEISHEDTQNYESMVLILTKNSYLTQIP; encoded by the coding sequence ATGGAAGGCTCTTTCTTGGAGTACTCCATGTCCGTGATCAAATCACGAGCTCTTCCTGACTACAGGGACGGACTTAAACCCGTACATAGAAGAATTATCTTTGCGGCCAACAAAGATGGGTTAACCCACgacaaaagatataaaaaatCTGCGGCAATTGTAGGTTCCGTTATGGGGTCTTATCACCCTCATGGTGATATGTCTATCTATGATGCCCTTGTTCGAATGTCTCAGGACTTCAGCATGAGATATCCACTTATAGATGGACAAGGTAATTTCGGTTCCATAGATGGTGATTCTCCGGCTGCTATGCGTTATACAGAGGCCAGATTGAGCAAGATATCCTCTCAGTTTGTGGAGGGGCTTGATGAGGACTGGGTGGAAATGCATGACAACTATGACCAGTCCAAGAAGGAACCGGCTTATCTTCCTACACTAATACCCAATGTTCTTGTTAATGGTAGTGAAGGTATTGCTGTTGGTTTGGCTACTAAGATTCCTCCACACAACCTTTCGGAGGTTTTGGAAGCGTCCATTGCATTGATTAATAACCCTAATCTTACTGTGGAAGAGATGCATCAGTATATTAAAGGACCGGATTTTCCAACCGGAGGTTCAGTTCTTAACCAAGATGGGGTGAAGAGATACTTTGGATATGACGTATCTGGGAGTAGGAAGAAGAGTTTTAGGATTAGGGGTAAAGTGGTGTTGGAACAGGAGGGCGAGAAGAAGGGAAAGATCATTATTACTGAGATTCCATATGGAGTTAAGAAGTCGGCAATTATTTCCCAGATAGTTAACTATAGAAAGGATGAGAAAGCCAAGAAGGGTAAATACAGGAAGTTTGTTCGTGTGTTCCATGACTATATAACAGCTATCAGAGATGAATCTAGCATAGAAGGTATTAGGGTTGTAATTGAATATAGGGGTTGTCCTGGGGATGTGGTGCTTAATAATCTATACAAACACACTTCACTTCAGATTTCCTATGCGGCAAATCCTGTTGTTCTTGTGAATAAGGAACCGAAAAGACTTTCGGTTCTTGATCTTCTAAGTTTGTATGTTGAGCATCAGAGGGATATACTCAGAAATCGAGCCGCTTACCGTATAAAGGTTCTTGAGAAGAGAATCCATATCCTTGAGGGTAGATTGAGGGTTGTGGCCGACATTATGGAGGCTATTCACATCATCACCACCTCGGATACTCCCGAACATGACATGATGTCCAGATATCAACTTGATGAGGCTCAGGTTAGGGATATTTTTGATTTGAAAATTGGACGATTGAAAAAACTTTCCATAGCCGACATGGAGtctgagaaaaaggagaaaatggaagagagggACTTTAATGTTGCCCTTCTTGCCAGTGAAGAGGCACAAAAGGAGGAATTGATTAAAAGATTGACCAACATTAAGGAGACATATCAGGACGAAAGAAGAACAGATCTTCTGGAGGGAACGGGAGAGATTTCCCACGAGGATACTCAGAATTACGAAAGCATGGTTTTGATTCTGACCAAGAACTCCTATTTGACTCAGATTCCATGA
- the LOC116889695 gene encoding signal recognition particle receptor FtsY-like, protein MSKSKKNVIDPIELLDIFPRDAIRFYLMKFNCFRDNQVGVMDIYEVYNGYLANTYGNLISRFYGIVGRKFNLVIPNDYQVENFIELDQLNMQFKSFLDTDYENLVLQNSPFLVIEKIFDMFRSAGKKLFARNIAFFKNIFQKIRIDHDVQEQIEEALLGLDFGPALSEKLSKDISFGFSKTDKTMDSLKKSFSESLLKFYGDNNTELNIQKGRTNVLLMVGANGSGKTTSIAKLASHFKDGGYRTMIVAGDTFRAGAVEQLDIWAKRLGIDIFLPLKHKEDPSALIYRAFQSNQKNPYDLIIIDTSGKQHNNQNLLNELNKVHKTIGKFGEDYPHEVLLVMDSTIGQTSIFHAEQFLNYAHITGIILSKMDQMSRGGMIFAIKHRFNVPVKLMGTGETLNDLEEFDLKQIVSA, encoded by the exons ATGTCTAAGTCTAAGAAGAATGTAATAGATCCTATTGAGCTTCTGGATATTTTCCCTAGGGATGCAATTCGTTTCTATCTTATGAAATTCAATTGTTTTAGAGATAATCAGGTGGGAGTCATGGACATATATGAGGTCTACAATGGGTATTTAGCCAATACTTATGGGAACCTAATTTCTCGATTCTATGGAATAGTGGGGAGGAAGTTTAATTTGGTTATTCCTAACGATTATCAGGTTGAGAATTTCATTGAGCTGGATCAGTTGAATATGCAGTTCAAATCTTTTTTGGACACTGACTATGAGAATCTCGTTCTGCAAAACAGTCCATTTTTGGTGATAGAGAAGATATTTGACATGTTCAGGTCCGCCG GTAAAAAACTCTTCGCCCGGAATATTGCCTTCTTTAAGAACATCTTTCAGAAGATACGAATAGATCATGATGTGCAGGAACAGATAGAGGAGGCGCTTCTTGGTCTTGATTTCGGTCCTGCTTTATCGGAAAAGCTATCCAAAGATATTTCCTTTGGATTCTCCAAGACCGACAAGACTATGGATTCTTTGAAGAAGTCGTTTTCCGAAAGTCTCCTTAAGTTTTATGGAGATAACAATACTGAATTGAACATTCAGAAAGGCAGAACCAATGTTCTTCTTATGGTTGGAGCTAACGGTTCGGGAAAAACCACTAGTATCGCCAAATTGGCATCCCACTTTAAGGATGGGGGCTACAGGACAATGATAGTGGCTGGAGATACCTTTAGAGCGGGTGCGGTTGAACAGTTGGACATTTGGGCTAAAAGACTAGGAATAGATATTTTTCTCCCTCTAAAACACAAGGAGGATCCTTCGGCTTTAATCTATAGAGCTTTCCAGAGTAACCAAAAGAATCCTTATGATCTGATAATAATCGACACGTCCGGAAAACAACATAACAATCAGAATCTATTGAATGAGTTGAATAAAGTTCATAAGACCATTGGTAAATTCGGGGAGGATTATCCCCATGaggtgcttttggtcatggattCTACTATTGGACAAACCAGCATATTCCATGCTGAGCAGTTCTTAAATTATGCCCACATCACCGGAATCATTCTAAGTAAGATGGACCAGATGTCTAGAGGTGGAATGATTTTTGCCATAAAGCACAGATTTAACGTTCCCGTAAAGCTTATGGGAACTGGGGAAACATTGAATGACTTGGAGGAGTTTGATCTTAAACAGATTGTGTCTGCCTGA